From Cannabis sativa cultivar Pink pepper isolate KNU-18-1 chromosome 8, ASM2916894v1, whole genome shotgun sequence, a single genomic window includes:
- the LOC133030607 gene encoding uncharacterized protein LOC133030607 translates to MHRGINATNIVLIPKIQNPTRTNHFRPISLCNVVYKVIAKILANRIRPILPSFICPTQAAFVPGRNIHDNNVIVQEIIHLFNRKKGKEGFFAIKIDLVKAYDRLSWKFIDHGDPLSPYLFIWAADVLSRLIHDALDWGTIKGVKLSRGGPVLSHIFFADDLILVGRANLTEANGFWNCLEKLCSWSGQQVNKLKTTIFFSKNTPTNMRRDIKEGLGIDYREGCLKYLGLPLFRSRQKDADFNFILDNLTAKLQGWKAKTLSKAGRATLIKSVGLSLPMYAMQTTKLSSRMVNRIDSLVRDFWWGFEKGNHGIHLKAWDKICLPKSLGGLGFRKTKEMNQAFLAKWGWNILTGNKSLCSQVLIAKYLRGKDFLSCRYKDSDSWFWKSVVKANSILKKGACKLIANGESTEIWSDPWIPHAKGFCPKRRRGAPTNLNRVAELVLNNGRWDLQKLKLLFEQDTIAAILKGGHPSGVGRDRWVWTLESSGQFSSKSAYLSQALERAPHCDVAPKLWNKLWNSKILERHKVMWWSILSNALPVRDVIGKRFHIEDTSCPLCGVGQESVEHLFLSWEVALHLWRSSPWDMSDTLLSSPPPMPKEAWSPPPQDWIKLNCDVKVGLESLCIAVVARDHLGRVISVHTAREEFSDALCGEVAACCLAVSVALEFGYKYVIVENDSRVVIDAINGKGSRWALENYISFCTKSSPLFSVCSFSYVSRSCNFAAHNVARWAFSHQFYGSIPVPSIPETLLCNDREV, encoded by the exons ATGCATAGAGGAATTAATGCTACAAACATTGTGCTCATCCCGAAGATTCAAAATCCTACTCGTACCAACCATTTCAGGCCTATCTCTCTTTGTAATGTGGTGTACAAAGTCATTGCTAAGATCTTGGCTAACAGAATAAGACCTATCCTTCCTTCCTTTATCTGTCCTACGCAAGCTGCCTTTGTCCCGGGTAGGAACATCCATGATAACAATGTCATTGTTCAAGAAATAATCCACTTGTTTAACAGAAAGAAGGGTAAGGAGGGTTTCTTTGCTATAAAAATTGACCTTGTTAAAGCCTATGACAGGTTGAGCTGGAAATTCATTGACCAT GGAGACCCGCTCTCCCCTTACCTTTTCATCTGGGCGGCTGATGTTCTTTCAAGATTAATCCATGATGCCCTCGACTGGGGAACCATAAAAGGTGTTAAACTCAGCAGGGGCGGTCCTGTTCTATCCCATATTTTCTTTGCGGACGACTTAATCCTGGTGGGTAGAGCGAACTTAACAGAGGCAAATGGATTCTGGAACTGCTTAGAAAAATTATGCTCTTGGTCTGGCCAACAGGTTAACAAGCTCAAGACGacaattttcttcagtaaaaacACGCCGACGAACATGCGTAGAGATATCAAGGAAGGATTGGGAATAGATTATCGTGAGGGATGTTTAAAATATTTGGGCCTTCCCCTTTTCCGGTCTAGGCAAAAGGACGctgattttaattttattttagacaACCTTACAGCAAAACTTCAGGGCTGGAAGGCTAAGACCCTATCAAAGGCGGGGCGTGCAACTCTTATCAAATCTGTGGGCTTGTCTTTGCCTATGTATGCTATGCAAACTACTAAACTCTCATCTCGTATGGTCAACCGGATTGATAGTTTGGTCAGAGATTTTTGGTGGGGATTCGAGAAAGGAAACCATGGGATCCATCTAAAGGCTTGGGACAAAATTTGTCTCCCTAAATCGCTAGGTGGGTTGGGTTTCCGAAAGACTAAAGAAATGAACCAGGCCTTCTTGGCTAAATGGGGTTGGAATATTCTGACTGGTAACAAATCTTTATGCTCTCAAGTTTTGATCGCAAAGTACCTCCGGGGAAAAGATTTCCTCTCTTGCAGGTACAAAGACTCCGATTCTTGGTTTTGGAAGAGTGTTGTCAAGGCTAACTCTATCCTGAAAAAAGGGGCTTGTAAGTTAATCGCTAATGGAGAATCAACGGAAATCTGGTCGGACCCCTGGATTCCTCATGCTAAAGGTTTTTGCCCGAAGCGTAGAAGGGGTGCCCCTACCAATCTCAATCGTGTAGCGGAGCTGGTTCTTAACAATGGCCGTTGGGATTTACAAAAGTTGAAGCTCCTGTTCGAGCAGGACACAATTGCGGCCATCTTGAAAGGGGGTCACCCCTCTGGTGTAGGTCGAGATAGATGGGTTTGGACTCTGGAAAGCAGCGGGCAGTTCTCGAGTAAGTCTGCTTATCTTTCCCAAGCCCTGGAAAGAGCACCTCATTGTGATGTCGCTCCTAAGCTTTGGAACAAACTGTGGAATAGCAAAATCTTGGAGCGACACAAGGTCATGTGGTGGAGCATCTTATCTAATGCTCTCCCGGTAAGAGATGTTATAGGAAAACGTTTCCATATAGAGGACACGAGCTGCCCCCTATGTGGTGTGGGTCAAGAATCTGTTGAACAtctgtttctttcttgggaagtGGCTCTTCATCTTTGGCGTTCTTCTCCGTGGG ATATGTCTGATACTTTGCTCTCTAGTCCTCCTCCGATGCCTAAGGAAGCTTGGTCCCCTCCTCCTCAGGACTGGATTAAGCTGAACTGTGATGTGAAAGTGGGTTTGGAGAGTTTGTGTATTGCTGTTGTTGCTAGAGATCATCTTGGTAGAGTGATTAGCGTTCACACGGCTCGGGAGGAGTTCTCGGATGCTCTTTGTGGTGAAGTCGCGGCCTGCTGCTTGGCGGTGTCAGTTGCTTTAGAGTTCGGCTATAAGTATGTTATTGTGGAGAATGATTCGAGAGTGGTCATCGACGCTATCAATGGGAAGGGATCTCGTTGGGCGTTAGAGAACTACATCTCATTTTGTACTAAGTCTTCTCCTTTATTTAGTGTTTGTTCCTTTTCTTATGTTAGTAGATCTTGTAACTTTGCCGCTCATAATGTGGCTAGATGGGCCTTCTCCCATCAGTTTTATGGATCTATCCCAGTCCCTTCTATACCGGAAACTCTTTTATGTAATGACCGTGAGGTCTAA
- the LOC115699118 gene encoding protein TPX2, giving the protein MSVAEEPNPTNFTISTMIDEAYEFSAPRFFDFVNGESDEDKRKAELWFDTALTHAPSPFMPRIKTGRSFTVESLCDFSVADQMQKETSNSSSHLKSNDTLETAPQTVLLPVDLKKVATVESKVENVIENSVDKGLKEDSKEESKSTEKHYSASARIVSSSSGVKNEANSDKENRKPSVQAEKEACTPVPSILGTNSKKQQTAKKIASLVRNPTALKPKSQIKSSQSKNPKPSCLKSETNVKNTGGTLTLAQENQAIKRQKLEGGQSRQILSLKPHNLPHKTKSGLVSSSSNFCSSTVNRAKKDERKIYVREGAPAAQAPPFVSAAEMVKKFQSSTRDLSLPHTQTKPRLTLTRPKEPEFETSQRARSVKIKSTAELEEEMMAKIPKFKARPLNKKILQAPLLPAVPRSTPQLPEFKEFHLETSVRASHNAESASVVSTDSSHQNNQWKGHLTEPKTPLLQTSLRARPTKVKSSWEIEQEELEKLPKFKAKPLNKKIFESKGELGMFCNVKKHITVPQEFHFATHERIPPPSTVADLFDKLSLNMEPRHNPLPKNTTPNPFHLHTEERGAEKEKKFIMEVVHKQWEEERARVPKANPYPYTTDYPVIPPKPEPKNCTKPNPFQLESLVRHEEEMQREREERERKEREEAQMRVFKAQPVLKEDPIPVPEKVRKPLTEVQGFSLHVDHRAVDRAEFDQKIKEKEVMYKRYREESEAARMQEEEKALKQLRRTMVPHARPVPNFNNPFCPQKSVKEATKAKSPNLRVLQRKEKKRMIVHSATSSAASNMR; this is encoded by the exons ATGTCGGTGGCTGAAGAACCCAATCCAACAAATTTCACCATCTCCACCATGATCGACGAGGCCTACGAGTTCTCGGCCCCTCGATTCTTTGATTTCGTAAACGGCGAATCAGACGAGGACAAGCGCAAGGCCGAGCTCTGGTTCGACACCGCCCTCACTCACGCTCCTTCTC CTTTTATGCCTAGAATCAAGACTGGTAGATCTTTCACCGTGGAAAGCTTATGCGATTTTAGTGTAGCAGATCAGATGCAGAAGGAG ACTTCTAATTCATCGTCCCATTTGAAAAGTAATGATACTTTGGAAACTGCGCCTCAAACCGTGCTGCTTCCTGTTGACTTAAAGAAAGTAGCCACTGTAGAGAGCAAAGTAGAAAATGTCATAGAG AATTCCGTTGATAAAGGTTTAAAGGAAGACAGCAAAGAAGAGAGCAAGAGCACTGAGAAACATTACAG TGCATCAGCTAGGatagtttcttcttcttctggtgTGAAAAACGAAGCTAATAGTGATAAGGAGAATAGGAAACCTTCTGTTCAGGCAGAAAAAGAAGCTTGCACACCTGTGCCATCTATCCTTGGGACCAACTCCAAGAAGCAGCAGACAGCTAAAAAGATAGCCAGTTTAGTTAGAAACCCAACAGCATTGAAGCCAAAAAGTCAGATCAAGTCGTCACAATCCAAAAACCCCAAACCATCTTGTTTGAAAAG TGAAACAAATGTGAAAAACACTGGTGGGACTCTCACTCTGGCCCAAGAGAATCAGGCAATTAAGCGACAGAAGTTGGAAGGAGGACAATCTAGACAG ATTCTTAGCCTCAAACCTCATAATCTGCCCCACAAGACAAAATCGGGTCTTGTGAGTAGCAGTTCTAACTTCTGCTCATCAACTGTGAATAGAGCTAAAAAAGATGAAAGAAAG ATTTATGTTCGAGAAGGAGCACCAGCAGCACAAGCTCCTCCATTTGTTTCAGCTGCTGAAATGGTGAAGAAGTTCCAATCAAGTACCAGAGACCTGTCGTTGCCTCACACTCAG ACGAAGCCTAGACTCACATTGACGAGGCCCAAGGAACCTGAGTTTGAAACATCTCAAAGAGCACGCTCTGTTAAGATTAAAAGCACTGCTGAGCTTGAAGAAGAGATGATGGCCAAAATTCCAAAGTTTAAAGCACGTCCCTTGAACAAGAag ATTTTGCAAGCCCCATTATTACCTGCAGTACCAAGAAGTACACCCCAGCTGCCAGAATTTAAG GAATTTCACTTGGAGACTTCCGTAAGGGCAAGCCATAATGCAGAATCGGCATCAGTTGTTTCAACAGATTCGTCACATCAG AATAATCAATGGAAGGGTCATCTAACTGAACCTAAAACTCCTCTACTTCAGACATCGCTAAGGGCCCGACCAACCAAGGTGAAAAGCTCCTGGGAAATTGAGCAGGAGGAACTTGAAAAACTACCTAAATTCAAGGCTAAGCCTCTCAACAAGAAG ATATTTGAAAGTAAGGGTGAGTTGGGTATGTTCTGTAATGTCAAGAAACATATCACAGTTCCTCAAGAATTTCATTTTGCTACTCATGAGAGGATTCCACCACCTTCAACGGTTGCAGATCTTTTTGACAAG TTATCTTTGAACATGGAACCTCGCCATAATCCACTTCCAAAAAACACAACACCAAATCCATTTCATCTGCATACAGAG GAAAGAGGAGCcgagaaagagaaaaaatttattatGGAAGTTGTGCACAAGCAGTGGGAAGAAGAGCGAGCTAGGGTTCCCAAAGCTAATCCATATCCTTATACCACGGACTACCCTGTG ATTCCACCCAAACCCGAGCCCAAAAACTGCACAAAGCCAAATCCTTTTCAATTGGAGAGTTTGGTGAGGCATGAGGAGGAAATGCAAAGAGAAAGGGAGGAGAGggagaggaaagaaagagaagaagctCAAATGAGAGTATTCAAGGCACAGCCAGTCCTTAAAGA AGATCCCATTCCAGTCCCAGAAAAGGTGCGCAAGCCTTTGACTGAAGTACAAGGATTCTCTCTTCATGTGGATCATAGAGCTGTGGATAGAGCAGAATTTGATCAAAAG ATTAAAGAGAAGGAAGTGATGTATAAGAGATACAGAGAAGAGAGTGAGGCAGCCAGAATG caagaagaagaaaaggccTTGAAACAGCTAAGGAGGACAATGGTTCCCCATGCAAGGCCAGTGCCAAACTTTAACAATCCATTCTGCCCACAGAA gtcGGTTAAGGAAGCAACAAAGGCAAAGTCACCAAATCTTCGGGTGCTacagagaaaagaaaagaaaagaatgatCGTACATTCGGCCACTTCAAGTGCTGCTTCCAATATGAGATAG